A part of Streptomyces sp. NBC_00557 genomic DNA contains:
- a CDS encoding UDP-N-acetylmuramoyl-L-alanyl-D-glutamate--2,6-diaminopimelate ligase, producing MTYPGPPRPVEVSATPLAELADQLGAAAPETDAGITGITHDSRAVRPGDLYAALPGARLHGADFATQAAGLGAAAVLTDPAGVERAAATGLPVLVVDDPRGRMGELAATIYGHPGRDLLQIGITGTSGKTTTAYLVEGGLRTAKSTGLVGTVEMRIGEERIKSERTTPEATDLQALFAVMRERGVEAVAMEVSSHALVLGRVDGCVFDVAVFTNLSPEHMEFHSDMEDYFRAKAQLFTPERSRLGVVNADDEYGRRLVREATVPVVTYSAEGHPDADWRAEHVQVGPMDSTFTVLGPNGERIQAKSPLPGPFNVANTLAAIVALAAAGLDPQTAADGVAAVPGVPGRLERVDAGQPYLAVVDYAHKTDAVESVLKALRKVTKGRLHVVLGCGGDRDRTKRAPMGAAVARLADTAVLTSDNPRSEDPLAILATMLQGAASVPAHERGEVLLFEDRAAAIAAAVGRARAGDTVLVAGKGHEQGQDIAGVVRPFDDRQVLREAIQKTQG from the coding sequence GTGACATACCCGGGACCGCCCCGACCGGTCGAGGTCTCCGCCACACCCCTCGCGGAACTGGCCGATCAGCTGGGTGCCGCCGCTCCGGAGACCGACGCCGGGATCACGGGGATCACCCACGACTCGCGCGCCGTCCGCCCCGGCGACCTGTACGCCGCCCTCCCGGGCGCCCGCCTGCACGGCGCCGACTTCGCCACCCAGGCCGCCGGCCTCGGCGCGGCCGCCGTGCTCACCGACCCGGCGGGCGTCGAGCGCGCCGCCGCGACCGGACTGCCGGTCCTGGTCGTCGACGACCCGCGCGGGCGGATGGGCGAGCTGGCGGCGACGATCTACGGCCACCCGGGCCGCGACCTGCTGCAGATCGGCATCACCGGCACCTCCGGCAAGACCACCACCGCCTACCTCGTCGAGGGCGGGCTCAGGACCGCGAAGTCCACCGGTCTCGTCGGCACGGTCGAGATGCGCATCGGCGAGGAGCGCATCAAGTCCGAGCGCACCACCCCCGAGGCCACCGACCTGCAGGCCCTGTTCGCCGTCATGCGCGAGCGCGGCGTCGAGGCGGTCGCCATGGAGGTCTCCAGCCACGCCCTGGTCCTCGGCCGGGTCGACGGCTGCGTCTTCGACGTCGCCGTGTTCACCAACCTCAGCCCGGAGCACATGGAGTTCCACTCCGACATGGAGGACTACTTCCGGGCCAAGGCGCAGCTGTTCACGCCGGAGCGCAGCAGACTCGGTGTGGTCAACGCCGACGACGAGTACGGCCGCCGGCTGGTCCGGGAAGCCACCGTGCCGGTCGTCACCTACTCCGCCGAGGGCCACCCCGACGCCGACTGGCGCGCCGAGCACGTCCAGGTCGGCCCCATGGACTCGACGTTCACCGTGCTCGGCCCGAACGGCGAGCGGATCCAGGCCAAGTCGCCGCTGCCGGGCCCCTTCAACGTGGCGAACACCCTCGCCGCCATCGTCGCCCTCGCCGCCGCCGGCCTCGACCCGCAGACCGCCGCCGACGGCGTCGCCGCCGTCCCGGGCGTCCCCGGCCGGCTGGAACGCGTCGACGCCGGGCAGCCCTACCTCGCGGTCGTGGACTACGCCCACAAGACCGACGCCGTCGAGTCCGTGCTCAAGGCGCTGCGCAAGGTCACCAAGGGCCGGCTGCACGTCGTCCTCGGCTGCGGCGGCGACCGCGACCGGACCAAGCGGGCCCCGATGGGCGCCGCCGTGGCCCGGCTCGCCGACACGGCCGTACTGACCTCCGACAACCCCCGCTCCGAGGACCCGCTCGCGATCCTCGCGACCATGCTCCAGGGCGCCGCCTCGGTGCCCGCGCACGAGCGCGGCGAGGTGCTCCTGTTCGAGGACCGGGCCGCCGCGATCGCCGCCGCCGTGGGGCGCGCCCGGGCCGGCGACACCGTGCTGGTCGCGGGCAAGGGCCACGAGCAGGGCCAGGACATCGCCGGCGTGGTCCGTCCCTTCGACGACCGCCAGGTGCTCCGCGAAGCCATCCAGAAGACCCAGGGATGA
- a CDS encoding UDP-N-acetylmuramoyl-tripeptide--D-alanyl-D-alanine ligase: MIALSLAEIAAVVGGQTHDIPDPSVQVTGPVVRDSREVTPGSLFVAFVGERVDGHDFAAQVIEAGAAAVLASRPVGVPAIVVEDVQTALGALARHVVRRLGATLVALTGSAGKTSTKDLIAQVLRRKAPTVFTPGSLNNEIGLPLTALSATEETRFLVLEMGARGIGHIRYLTELTPPRVGLVLNVGSAHIGEFGGREQIAQAKGELVEALPAADEGGVAVLNADDPLVRAMASRTKAKVVLFGESAEADVRAENVRLTDSGQPSFRLHTPSGASDVTMRLYGEHHVSNALAAAAVAHELGMSGEEIATALSEAGSLSRWRMEVTERPDGVTIVNDAYNANPESMRAALRALAAMGKGRRTWAVLGKMAELGDEALAEHDAVGRLAVRLNVSKLVAVGGIEASWLQLGAYNEGSWGEESVHVSDAQAAIDLLRSELRPGDVVLVKASRSVGLESVAQALAETGAEGEVAAR; the protein is encoded by the coding sequence GTGATCGCCCTCTCCCTCGCCGAGATCGCAGCAGTCGTCGGCGGGCAGACGCACGACATACCGGACCCGTCCGTCCAGGTCACGGGACCGGTCGTCCGGGACTCCCGTGAAGTGACGCCCGGCAGCCTGTTCGTCGCCTTCGTCGGCGAACGCGTGGACGGCCACGACTTCGCCGCGCAGGTGATCGAGGCCGGTGCGGCCGCCGTACTGGCGTCCCGCCCGGTCGGCGTGCCCGCGATCGTGGTCGAGGACGTGCAGACCGCGCTCGGCGCCCTCGCCCGGCACGTCGTACGCCGGCTCGGCGCGACCCTCGTCGCCCTGACCGGCTCGGCGGGCAAGACCAGCACCAAGGACCTGATCGCCCAGGTCCTGCGGCGCAAGGCGCCGACGGTGTTCACGCCCGGCTCGCTCAACAACGAGATCGGGCTGCCGCTGACCGCCCTGTCCGCCACCGAGGAGACCCGCTTCCTGGTGCTGGAGATGGGCGCCCGCGGGATCGGCCACATCCGCTACCTCACCGAGCTGACCCCGCCGAGGGTCGGCCTGGTCCTGAACGTCGGCAGCGCCCACATCGGCGAGTTCGGCGGCCGGGAGCAGATCGCCCAGGCCAAGGGCGAGTTGGTGGAGGCGCTGCCCGCGGCCGACGAGGGCGGGGTCGCGGTCCTCAACGCCGACGACCCGCTGGTGCGGGCGATGGCCTCCCGTACCAAGGCGAAGGTGGTCCTTTTCGGAGAGTCGGCCGAAGCGGACGTACGCGCCGAGAACGTGCGACTCACGGACAGCGGACAGCCGTCCTTCAGGCTTCACACACCCTCCGGTGCAAGCGATGTGACCATGCGCCTGTACGGTGAGCACCACGTGTCGAACGCGCTCGCCGCGGCCGCCGTCGCCCATGAGCTGGGCATGTCCGGGGAAGAGATCGCCACCGCGCTCTCCGAGGCGGGCTCCCTCTCCCGCTGGCGCATGGAGGTCACCGAGCGCCCGGACGGCGTGACCATCGTCAACGACGCCTACAACGCCAACCCCGAGTCCATGCGGGCCGCCCTCCGGGCGCTCGCGGCCATGGGCAAGGGGCGCCGCACGTGGGCGGTGCTCGGCAAGATGGCCGAGCTGGGGGACGAGGCGCTCGCCGAGCACGACGCCGTCGGACGGCTCGCCGTCCGGCTCAACGTCAGCAAGCTCGTCGCCGTCGGGGGGATTGAGGCCTCCTGGCTGCAACTGGGCGCATATAACGAGGGTTCGTGGGGTGAGGAGTCGGTGCACGTGTCCGACGCACAGGCGGCGATCGACCTGTTGCGCAGCGAGTTGCGCCCGGGGGACGTCGTGCTCGTGAAGGCGTCCCGTTCGGTGGGTCTGGAGAGCGTTGCCCAGGCGCTCGCCGAGACCGGTGCCGAGGGCGAGGTTGCCGCCCGATGA
- the mraY gene encoding phospho-N-acetylmuramoyl-pentapeptide-transferase has translation MMKQILFSGVIGLFLTLIGTPLLIKLLARKGYGQYIRDDGPREHASKRGTPTMGGIAFILATIAAYFLSKLITGYPPTYSGLLVLGLMFGMGLVGFLDDYIKIVKRRSLGLRAKAKMAGQLIVGIAFAVLSLMFSDARGNTPASTKLSFITDFGWSIGPVLFVIWALFMILAMSNGVNLTDGLDGLATGASVLVFGAYTFIGVWQFQESCANAQTLTNPAACYEVRDPLDLAVIASALMGACLGFLWWNTSPAKIFMGDTGSLALGGVLTGLAILSRTELLLAIMGGLFVLITMSVVIQVGSFRLTGKRVFRMAPLQHHFELKGWSEVLVVVRFWIIQGICVIVGLGLFYAGWAADK, from the coding sequence ATGATGAAGCAGATCCTGTTCTCAGGAGTCATTGGCCTCTTCCTGACGCTGATCGGCACCCCGCTGCTGATCAAGCTCCTGGCCCGCAAGGGCTACGGCCAGTACATCCGTGACGACGGACCGCGCGAGCACGCCAGCAAGCGCGGTACGCCGACCATGGGCGGTATCGCCTTCATCCTGGCGACCATCGCGGCGTACTTCCTGAGCAAGCTCATCACCGGTTACCCGCCCACCTACTCCGGGCTGCTGGTCCTCGGCCTGATGTTCGGCATGGGCCTGGTCGGCTTCCTCGACGACTACATCAAGATCGTCAAGCGGCGTTCGCTGGGCCTGCGGGCCAAGGCGAAGATGGCCGGCCAGCTGATCGTCGGCATCGCCTTCGCGGTGCTGTCGCTGATGTTCTCCGACGCGCGCGGCAACACCCCGGCCTCCACCAAGCTGTCCTTCATCACCGACTTCGGCTGGTCGATCGGCCCGGTGCTGTTCGTGATCTGGGCGCTGTTCATGATCCTCGCGATGTCGAACGGCGTGAACCTCACCGACGGCCTGGACGGCCTGGCCACCGGCGCCTCCGTGCTCGTCTTCGGCGCCTACACGTTCATCGGCGTCTGGCAGTTCCAGGAGTCCTGCGCCAACGCGCAGACCCTGACCAACCCGGCCGCCTGCTACGAGGTGCGCGACCCGCTCGACCTCGCGGTGATCGCCTCCGCGCTGATGGGCGCCTGCCTGGGCTTCCTGTGGTGGAACACCTCGCCGGCGAAGATCTTCATGGGCGACACCGGTTCGCTCGCCCTCGGCGGCGTCCTCACCGGTCTGGCCATCCTCTCCCGCACGGAGCTGCTGCTGGCCATCATGGGCGGCCTGTTCGTCCTCATCACCATGTCGGTCGTCATCCAGGTCGGCTCCTTCCGGCTCACCGGCAAGCGCGTCTTCCGGATGGCGCCGCTCCAGCACCACTTCGAACTCAAGGGCTGGTCCGAAGTCCTGGTGGTGGTCCGCTTCTGGATCATCCAGGGCATCTGTGTCATCGTCGGACTGGGCCTCTTCTACGCAGGATGGGCAGCGGACAAGTGA
- the murD gene encoding UDP-N-acetylmuramoyl-L-alanine--D-glutamate ligase — protein sequence MGSGQVTPTSELSDFQGKHVTVAGLGVSGVPAAKALHARGAIVTVVNDGDDARAREQAAELKALGIAVRLGDGATLPEGTELIVTAPGWKPDKPLFQAAGKAGVPVWGDVELAWRLRGPGAAPWLAVTGTNGKTTTVQMLASILRAAGLRTAAVGNIGVSLLDAVLGEEEYDVLAVELSSYQLHWAPSLRAHSAAVLNLAPDHLDWHGSMEAYARDKGRIYEGNRVACVYNAADKRTEELVREADVEEGCRAVGFTLGTPAPSQLGVVDGILVDRAFVENRQKNAQELAEVSDVNPPAPHNIANALAAAALARAFGVPARAVREGLRAFRPDAHRIAHVADVDGVAYVDDSKATNTHAAEASLAAYEPIVWIAGGLAKGATFDELVAKSARRLRGAVLIGADRALIRDALARHAPEVPVVDVDRTDTGAMLQAVTEAKRLAQPGDTVLLAPACASMDMFTNYNQRGDAFAAAVRELEAGA from the coding sequence ATGGGCAGCGGACAAGTGACCCCCACCTCGGAGCTCTCCGACTTCCAGGGCAAGCACGTCACCGTCGCCGGGCTCGGCGTCTCCGGCGTCCCGGCGGCGAAGGCGCTGCACGCGCGCGGGGCGATCGTCACGGTCGTCAACGACGGCGACGACGCACGCGCGCGTGAACAGGCCGCGGAGCTGAAGGCGCTCGGCATCGCCGTACGCCTGGGCGACGGCGCAACCCTGCCGGAGGGCACCGAGCTGATCGTCACCGCGCCCGGCTGGAAGCCCGACAAGCCGCTGTTCCAGGCGGCCGGGAAGGCCGGTGTGCCCGTCTGGGGCGACGTGGAGCTGGCCTGGCGGCTGCGCGGCCCCGGCGCGGCGCCCTGGCTCGCGGTCACGGGCACCAACGGCAAGACCACCACCGTCCAGATGCTCGCGTCGATCCTGAGGGCCGCCGGGCTGCGCACGGCCGCCGTAGGCAACATCGGCGTCTCCCTGCTGGACGCGGTCCTCGGCGAGGAGGAGTACGACGTCCTCGCCGTGGAGCTGTCCAGCTACCAGCTGCACTGGGCGCCCTCGCTGCGCGCCCACTCCGCGGCGGTCCTCAACCTCGCCCCGGACCACCTCGACTGGCACGGCTCCATGGAGGCGTACGCGCGCGACAAGGGCCGCATCTACGAAGGCAATCGGGTCGCCTGCGTCTACAACGCGGCCGACAAGCGCACCGAGGAGCTGGTGCGCGAGGCCGACGTCGAGGAGGGCTGCCGCGCCGTCGGCTTCACCCTCGGCACGCCCGCGCCCTCCCAACTCGGCGTCGTGGACGGCATCCTGGTCGACCGCGCCTTCGTGGAGAACCGGCAGAAGAACGCGCAGGAGCTGGCCGAGGTCTCCGACGTCAACCCGCCGGCCCCGCACAACATCGCCAACGCCCTTGCCGCGGCGGCCCTCGCGCGCGCCTTCGGGGTGCCCGCCAGGGCCGTACGCGAGGGCCTGCGGGCCTTCCGCCCGGACGCCCACCGCATCGCGCACGTCGCCGACGTCGACGGGGTGGCGTACGTGGACGACTCCAAGGCGACCAACACCCATGCCGCCGAAGCCTCGTTGGCGGCATATGAACCGATCGTATGGATTGCGGGCGGCCTGGCGAAGGGCGCGACCTTCGACGAGCTGGTCGCCAAGTCGGCCAGGCGGCTGCGCGGCGCCGTCCTGATCGGCGCCGATCGTGCCCTGATCCGTGACGCCCTCGCGCGACACGCGCCGGAAGTCCCCGTGGTCGACGTCGACCGGACCGACACTGGGGCGATGCTCCAGGCGGTGACGGAAGCGAAGCGGCTCGCACAGCCCGGCGACACGGTGCTGCTGGCCCCGGCCTGCGCCTCCATGGACATGTTCACCAACTACAACCAGCGCGGTGACGCGTTCGCGGCGGCGGTCCGCGAACTCGAAGCGGGCGCCTGA
- the ftsW gene encoding putative lipid II flippase FtsW, with product MSGSRTGRPPAGRAVKRPPAPRLPRENPVQRLYTRARRAWDRPLTAYYLIVGGTLLITVLGLVMVYSASQITALQLSLPGSYFFRKQFLAALIGGVLLFAASRMPVKLHRALAYPILAAAVFLMVLVQIPGIGMAVNGNQNWISLGGSFQIQPSEFGKLALVLWGADLIARKQEKKLLTQWKHMLVPLVPVAFLLLGLIMLGGDMGTTIILTAILFGLLWLAGAPTRLFSGVLSVAGLLAALAIWSSPHRLNRLSCIAATDPGPNDMCWQGAHGIYALASGGLFGSGLGASVEKWGQLPEAHTDFIFAVTGEELGLAGTLSVLALFAALGYAGIRVAGRTEDPFVRYAAGGVTTWITAQAVINIGAVLGLLPIAGVPLPLFSYGGSALLPTMFAIGLLIAFARDEPAARAALAMRQPRFGRKRGTGGSGSGRSPRRWNTMRRRASAARPSGER from the coding sequence ATGTCCGGTAGCCGTACAGGTCGTCCTCCGGCCGGGCGGGCCGTCAAGCGGCCCCCCGCGCCGCGCCTTCCGCGCGAGAACCCCGTACAGCGCCTCTACACCCGCGCCCGCCGGGCCTGGGACCGGCCGCTGACCGCCTACTACCTGATCGTCGGCGGCACCCTGCTGATCACCGTGCTGGGTCTGGTGATGGTCTACTCGGCCTCCCAGATCACCGCGCTGCAGCTCTCGCTGCCCGGGTCGTACTTCTTCCGCAAGCAGTTCCTCGCCGCGCTCATCGGCGGGGTGCTGCTGTTCGCGGCCTCCCGCATGCCGGTGAAGCTGCACCGGGCGCTCGCCTACCCGATCCTCGCCGCCGCCGTCTTCCTGATGGTCCTGGTGCAGATCCCCGGGATAGGGATGGCGGTCAACGGCAACCAGAACTGGATCTCCCTCGGCGGCTCGTTCCAGATCCAGCCCAGCGAGTTCGGCAAGCTGGCCCTGGTGCTGTGGGGCGCGGACCTGATCGCCCGCAAGCAGGAGAAGAAGCTGCTGACCCAGTGGAAGCACATGCTGGTGCCCCTGGTGCCGGTCGCCTTCCTGCTGCTCGGGCTGATCATGCTCGGCGGCGACATGGGCACGACGATCATCCTGACGGCGATCCTGTTCGGTCTGCTCTGGCTCGCGGGGGCGCCCACCCGGCTGTTCTCCGGGGTGCTGAGCGTCGCCGGGCTGCTCGCCGCGCTCGCCATCTGGTCCAGCCCGCACCGGCTGAACCGGCTCAGCTGCATCGCCGCCACCGACCCCGGCCCGAACGACATGTGCTGGCAGGGCGCGCACGGCATCTACGCCCTCGCCTCCGGCGGACTCTTCGGCTCCGGTCTTGGTGCGAGTGTGGAAAAATGGGGGCAACTCCCGGAAGCGCACACCGACTTCATCTTCGCCGTCACCGGTGAGGAACTGGGCCTGGCGGGGACGCTGTCGGTGCTCGCCCTCTTCGCGGCTCTAGGCTATGCGGGTATCCGCGTGGCCGGACGCACGGAGGACCCCTTCGTGAGGTACGCCGCGGGAGGCGTGACCACCTGGATCACCGCCCAGGCGGTGATCAACATCGGTGCGGTGCTCGGTCTGCTGCCGATCGCCGGCGTGCCCCTCCCGCTGTTCTCCTACGGAGGGTCCGCCCTGCTGCCGACCATGTTCGCCATCGGGCTGCTGATCGCCTTCGCGCGCGACGAGCCCGCTGCGCGGGCGGCGCTTGCGATGCGGCAACCTCGCTTTGGTAGAAAGCGGGGGACTGGGGGCTCCGGGTCCGGTCGGAGTCCCCGGAGATGGAACACGATGCGACGGCGTGCCTCGGCGGCGCGTCCGTCCGGAGAGCGGTGA
- the murG gene encoding undecaprenyldiphospho-muramoylpentapeptide beta-N-acetylglucosaminyltransferase yields the protein MHVVLAGGGTAGHIEPALALADALRRQDPTVGITALGTERGLETRLVPERGYELALIPAVPLPRKPTPELITVPGRLRGTIKAAEQVLERTKADVVVGFGGYVALPGYLAAKRLGVPIVIHEANARPGLANKIGSRYAARVAVSTPDSKLRDARYIGIPLRRSIATLDRAAARPEARHRFGLDPNLPTLLVSGGSQGARRLNEVTQAVAPWLQQAGIQILHAVGPKNELPQVHQMPGMPPYIPVSYLDRMDLAYAAADMMLCRAGAMTVAELSAVGLPAAYVPLPIGNGEQRLNAQPVVKAGGGLLVDDAELTPEWVQQNVLPVLADPHRLYEMSRAASEFGRRDADELLVGMVYEAIASRR from the coding sequence GTGCATGTCGTACTCGCCGGTGGGGGGACCGCCGGCCACATCGAGCCCGCGCTCGCCCTCGCGGACGCCCTGCGCAGGCAGGACCCGACCGTGGGGATCACGGCCCTGGGCACGGAGCGCGGCCTGGAGACCCGGCTCGTCCCCGAGCGCGGCTACGAACTCGCGCTGATCCCGGCGGTGCCGCTGCCCCGCAAGCCGACGCCCGAGCTGATCACCGTCCCGGGCCGGCTGCGCGGCACCATCAAGGCCGCCGAGCAGGTCCTGGAGCGCACCAAGGCGGACGTCGTGGTCGGTTTCGGCGGCTATGTCGCCCTGCCCGGCTATCTGGCCGCCAAGCGCCTCGGCGTGCCCATCGTGATCCACGAGGCCAACGCCCGCCCCGGCCTCGCCAACAAGATCGGCTCGCGGTACGCGGCCCGGGTCGCCGTCTCCACGCCGGACAGCAAGCTGCGCGACGCCCGCTACATCGGCATCCCGCTGCGCCGCTCCATCGCCACCCTGGACCGCGCCGCCGCGCGCCCGGAGGCCCGGCACCGCTTCGGCCTCGACCCGAACCTGCCCACGCTGCTGGTCTCCGGCGGCTCCCAGGGCGCCCGGCGGCTGAACGAGGTGACCCAGGCGGTCGCCCCCTGGCTCCAGCAGGCCGGCATCCAGATCCTGCACGCGGTCGGCCCGAAGAACGAACTGCCGCAGGTGCACCAGATGCCGGGAATGCCCCCCTATATCCCGGTAAGTTACCTGGACCGGATGGACCTCGCGTACGCCGCGGCCGACATGATGCTCTGCCGCGCGGGCGCGATGACCGTCGCCGAGCTCTCCGCCGTCGGGCTTCCGGCCGCGTACGTCCCGCTGCCCATCGGCAACGGCGAACAGCGGCTCAACGCCCAGCCGGTGGTGAAGGCCGGCGGCGGACTCCTGGTCGACGACGCGGAACTCACGCCCGAGTGGGTGCAGCAGAACGTCCTGCCCGTGCTCGCCGATCCGCACCGGCTGTACGAGATGTCCCGCGCCGCAAGCGAGTTCGGCCGCCGGGACGCCGACGAACTGCTCGTCGGCATGGTGTACGAGGCGATCGCCTCACGCCGTTAG
- a CDS encoding cell division protein FtsQ/DivIB — translation MAGQTTAERGERQQESSGPPLARRLRRPRLRTIVILAAVAVLLGAGVWVLYGSSWVRVRHVSVSGTRVLTPAEVRSAAAVPVGAPMISVDTDRIEARLRRKLPRIDTVDVVRAWPRGIGLKVTERSPVLLVRKGRNFIEVDHEGVRFATVSRAPDGVPLLEMSVFRTGSGAASFRRFGTGRLVREAVQVAGDLPAAVARDTRTVQVRSYDDISLELAGGRTVAWGSSENGRAKARTLAALMKAAPGARHLDVSVPTAPASSGS, via the coding sequence GTGGCCGGACAGACGACCGCCGAGCGCGGTGAACGCCAGCAGGAGTCGTCCGGCCCGCCGCTCGCCCGCAGGCTCCGGCGGCCGCGCCTTCGTACGATCGTCATTCTGGCCGCAGTTGCCGTACTGCTGGGGGCCGGCGTCTGGGTGCTGTACGGCTCGTCCTGGGTGCGCGTCCGGCACGTCTCGGTGTCCGGCACGCGCGTGCTGACCCCCGCAGAGGTGCGCAGCGCGGCGGCCGTACCGGTCGGGGCGCCGATGATTTCCGTCGACACCGACCGCATCGAAGCCCGGCTTCGCCGGAAACTGCCCCGAATTGACACCGTTGACGTGGTCCGCGCCTGGCCCCGTGGAATCGGTCTGAAGGTGACCGAGCGCAGCCCGGTACTGCTGGTCCGAAAAGGGCGGAATTTCATCGAAGTCGACCACGAAGGTGTCCGGTTCGCCACGGTTTCGCGGGCGCCGGACGGTGTTCCCCTGCTGGAAATGTCCGTGTTCCGCACGGGTTCGGGCGCCGCGAGCTTCCGCCGCTTCGGCACCGGCCGGCTCGTGCGCGAGGCCGTCCAGGTCGCGGGCGACCTGCCGGCCGCGGTGGCGCGGGACACCCGGACCGTCCAAGTCCGTTCCTACGACGACATCTCGCTGGAGTTGGCCGGCGGCCGCACGGTGGCCTGGGGCAGCAGCGAGAACGGCCGCGCCAAGGCACGGACCCTCGCAGCTCTCATGAAAGCAGCTCCCGGCGCACGGCACTTGGATGTCAGCGTCCCCACCGCCCCGGCCTCTTCGGGGAGTTGA
- the ftsZ gene encoding cell division protein FtsZ yields the protein MAAPQNYLAVIKVIGVGGGGVNAINRMIEVGLKGVEFIAINTDAQALLMSDADVKLDVGRELTRGLGAGANPAVGRKAAEDHREEIEEVLKGADMVFVTAGEGGGTGTGGAPVVANIARSLGALTIGVVTRPFTFEGRRRANQAEDGIAELREEVDTLIVIPNDRLLSISDRQVSVLDAFKSADQVLLSGVQGITDLITTPGLINLDFADVKSVMSEAGSALMGIGSARGDDRAVAAAEMAISSPLLEASIDGARGVLLSISGGSDLGLFEINEAAQLVSEAAHPEANIIFGAVIDDALGDEVRVTVIAAGFDGGQPPARRDNVLGSSSASGGARREEPTPVRQAEPSRPSFGSLGSVKPKEDPEPAPEPVADIPAPAPPVTPAPRPAYTDSAAEELDVPDFLK from the coding sequence GTGGCAGCACCGCAGAACTACCTCGCAGTCATCAAGGTCATCGGTGTCGGCGGCGGTGGTGTCAATGCCATCAACCGGATGATCGAGGTCGGTCTCAAGGGCGTCGAGTTCATCGCCATCAACACCGACGCACAGGCGCTGTTGATGAGCGACGCCGACGTCAAGCTGGACGTCGGCCGCGAACTCACCCGCGGACTCGGCGCCGGAGCCAACCCGGCCGTCGGCCGCAAGGCCGCCGAGGACCACCGCGAGGAGATCGAGGAGGTCCTCAAGGGGGCCGACATGGTCTTCGTGACGGCCGGTGAAGGCGGCGGCACCGGCACCGGCGGCGCGCCCGTCGTGGCCAACATCGCGCGCTCGCTGGGCGCCCTCACCATCGGCGTGGTCACGCGCCCGTTCACCTTCGAGGGACGGCGCCGCGCGAACCAGGCCGAGGACGGCATCGCCGAACTGCGCGAAGAGGTCGACACCCTCATCGTCATCCCCAACGACCGGCTGCTGTCCATCTCGGACCGCCAGGTCTCGGTCCTGGACGCCTTCAAGTCCGCCGACCAGGTCCTGCTCTCCGGTGTCCAGGGCATCACCGACCTCATCACCACCCCCGGTCTGATCAACCTCGACTTCGCCGACGTGAAGTCCGTCATGTCCGAGGCCGGTTCGGCCCTCATGGGCATCGGCTCCGCCCGCGGCGACGACCGCGCGGTGGCCGCGGCCGAGATGGCGATCTCCTCCCCGCTGCTGGAGGCGTCCATCGACGGCGCCCGCGGTGTGCTGCTCTCCATCTCCGGCGGCTCCGACCTCGGCCTGTTCGAGATCAACGAGGCCGCCCAGCTGGTCAGCGAGGCCGCCCACCCGGAGGCCAACATCATCTTCGGCGCGGTCATCGACGACGCCCTCGGCGACGAGGTGCGGGTCACCGTGATCGCGGCCGGCTTCGACGGCGGCCAGCCCCCGGCCCGCCGGGACAACGTCCTCGGCTCGTCCTCGGCCTCGGGGGGCGCCCGCCGAGAGGAGCCCACGCCGGTACGGCAGGCCGAGCCCAGCCGCCCGTCCTTCGGCTCGCTCGGCAGCGTCAAGCCCAAGGAGGACCCGGAGCCGGCGCCCGAGCCCGTGGCCGACATCCCGGCCCCCGCGCCGCCGGTCACCCCGGCGCCGCGTCCGGCCTACACGGACAGCGCGGCCGAGGAGCTGGACGTCCCGGACTTCCTCAAGTGA
- the pgeF gene encoding peptidoglycan editing factor PgeF, giving the protein MSGAHFAFTDRWGGVSAAPYEELNLGGAVGDDPEAVRANRDIAAKSLGIDPARVVWMNQVHGADVAVVDEPWGDRPVPEVDAIVTVRRGLALAVLTADCVPVLLADPVAGVAAAAHAGRPGMVQGVVPAAVRAMVELGAEPGRIVARTGPAVCGRCYEVPEAMRAEVAAVEPAAYAETSWGTPAVDVSAGVHAQLDRLGVCDRAQAPECTLESGDHFSYRRDRTTGRLAGYVWLD; this is encoded by the coding sequence GTGAGCGGCGCCCACTTCGCCTTCACCGACCGGTGGGGCGGGGTGAGCGCCGCTCCGTATGAGGAGCTCAACCTCGGCGGCGCGGTCGGCGACGACCCGGAGGCCGTACGGGCCAACCGGGACATCGCGGCCAAGTCGCTCGGTATCGACCCGGCCCGGGTCGTGTGGATGAACCAGGTGCACGGCGCCGACGTGGCCGTCGTCGACGAACCCTGGGGCGACCGCCCGGTCCCGGAGGTCGACGCGATCGTCACCGTCCGCCGCGGACTCGCCCTCGCCGTGCTCACCGCCGACTGCGTGCCGGTGCTGCTCGCCGATCCGGTCGCCGGAGTCGCCGCGGCGGCGCACGCGGGCCGGCCCGGCATGGTCCAGGGCGTCGTCCCGGCCGCCGTACGGGCCATGGTCGAACTCGGCGCCGAGCCGGGCCGGATCGTCGCCCGCACCGGACCGGCCGTGTGCGGGCGGTGCTACGAAGTACCCGAGGCGATGCGCGCCGAGGTGGCGGCCGTCGAGCCGGCGGCGTACGCAGAGACGAGCTGGGGCACGCCGGCGGTCGATGTGAGCGCCGGGGTGCACGCGCAGCTCGACCGGCTCGGGGTGTGCGACCGGGCGCAGGCGCCGGAGTGCACGCTGGAGTCGGGCGATCACTTCTCGTACCGCCGAGACCGCACCACCGGGCGGCTCGCGGGCTATGTCTGGCTGGACTGA